In the Mastacembelus armatus chromosome 16, fMasArm1.2, whole genome shotgun sequence genome, TGGACAAGTTGACTGATGACATGATGACACAGGAATGCAACATAGTAACATGGCTCTACTAAATCACAGATGACATACACAAACTGTGGATGGCTTTACTGCCATAATATTATTCCCTGTGTGTGAGTAGATGGCACAGTGCTACTGTTCAGCACTTCTCTTTGTTCTCTCGGCTCTGTGCCTTCTCACAGTGTGGTTGACAGAAAGCCCTATAAAAACAGAGACATTTACTGTTCTGCTGTGGAAGTGGGGCAGTGGGAGAAGGGCCTAATTTTGAGCAAGACACTGTGTGACTATGatgccacacacatacacactgatgcTTATGCCAGGATGCTGATGTGCATGTGAGGCAGTTGTATTTCTCCGTCACTTCTGAGAGCTTTACCAATTTCTTGATGTCCTCTGTATATTTAAGTGCTGACTTAAgtctccgtgtgtgtgtgtgaatttcaGATTAATTCAGACACTCAGGTACAGTACTTGTCTGTACTGGCTGCACAAACAAACCTGGGGAAATGTGACTTGGAGTGGAGCTACACTGGATGGGGTTAGGAGTTGTACTTGTTAGGGGTGGGAGCTCCATTGTCTTAGTACCACATCCTCCCACAGTTTATACTTTTGGGTGCATGTTTACCAAGCGCTATTCTTAAGAGTGTTCGTAAGGTTCAAAAAGTCAAGctttctgaaaacattttcagcaaatCACTGACTAATTTACAGACTCCCAAGTAGTGTGACCACTGACATCATTCCTTTTGTAATCCATGTAATTCATGTAGTTTGTCTTTTAATGCTACTTTTTGACACTGTACAATATATTGCATTTTGATAATCAGGCAAAATTGATAAAAATGCAAGCAAATCAACAATAGGAAGTCAGTAGAGCAAAGGGGTTGCAATTACATGATAattcaaagtgaaatgtgaaaaactgGTGATATTTAAAGACCAGGATGTCAGAACTGAGGTCATTTTAAGTTCACTGAAAGAACCTTTGTGCATTATTGTGGGGATACAGTTTAGCCATACAGTTAAGCCATATCATTTAAATTCTTTAGCTTAGCTCATATTGTATGTCACATATTTGCAGTACCAGAGTGTGAGTCAGTTTTGTGCATGATTGTTCTTTTTAAGACTTTAATTACATAACACTCTCCACAGTGGGTCATGGCTGTGAATCTAActgctgttttcacattttgggTACGTCTACCAGTAAATACCAAGGAAGCATCCAAGGTCCCAGGCAGAGGTTGGATATTTCTAGGCATATTTTCTGCCTGTCACTAATTTATGAAAGCTGTTGGCAGCTAGGAGACATCTCACTCTGCCTCAGCAGCTTACTCGCCCTCCTCCTTTTACCTCATTTCCCCACCTCCCCTAGGAATGTGACATTGTAGGCTGGGTGTCTGCTATTTATAGTGGGTCACCGTGGTGACACAGTTACCTTTATATACTGTACCCAGTGCCATATGGTAACACAGGGTGGTCAAGAGTAactgtgtaagtgtgttttcCCCGAGCTGGCCATGATGCTGTAAACCTGTGCCCCTATTTACATGTTCAGTTCCTCCAGAATTTCTCTTGAGAAGATGGTTTGCCTTTGCTATCTCAATCACTTACAAACAGCTTtcagctcttttgttttgtctccaaGAATCTTGTTTTGCACTTTCACTATTTGTTTACACTTGGATGTTTAAATAGACTGTAGGCAGCACCATCACCATCCATCTGTAATTGTGGAGAAGCTTGAGAAGAGCCACAGGCAGACAAAAAGAGCTGCTTGTTTTTCTACAGCATAATTTCTTGACCCCCAGGCCACAGGCAGAAATAGCACCGTGATCGAGGTTTATAGGAAGGCTTTGGTCAATGTCTGCGACTGAACACTGAAATAACATACTAGCACATTCTCCTTCTTTCtagcacgcacacgcacgcacgcacacacacacacacacacacactgagacacagacaTTTATGCACATGCACAGGCGTTGTCTTGGGCTCTTTCCATATCCAAAGCCAAacctttttcccttttttgttaGCAACAAAATGCACATATTTACTACAGATCAATGTACTTAAACCAGACGTTATTGTTGGTTAGTTATATTAGGATATGTGGGATATCACAGAATTTTCTTGCTAGAGGAGATTTATCACATTTCACCTTTACCTTATCTAGAGATTTCCCAGACTTAGATCTTTGGTGTTAAACTTaactttttaaagttatttttgacaTTGAACTCTGGAATCGGACTACAGTCTAAATCAGGGTATGGTTATCCAATATGTGTTCCATTCTCAAATTTCTTATTCTAATATTTTGGCTGTAACACAGTGAAATTCCACAGTGAAATTCCACAGGGATATGCCCAGgatatttcatttgaaaaggGTGTTGAGTAGGTGTTAAAAAATGTCAAGTTGAGTCCAATAATGCCAGTGTTGAAAGGTATCAGGAATTTGGCTTTTTGTGCTGAGAGATCCTCTTTGTATGAAGCTCttgctgtaaaaacatgaaCCAGAGTACCATTTGACTTAAGCCACTTGCATCCTTTGCAAACATATTTTGCTGTGCCTAAATCTATCATATCCTGCAATGTGTCCTGTGTTAGTGACGTACGATAGAAAAGAgacctgacctctgaccccatTATGTTGTATGTGAGTTTGTACAGGatattttcatctttcattcttgtctcctttctctcttttcccttctCTGAACCTACTCACACTCCCCATGGTGCATTATTCCCCTACTTCCTCCACCTTCGCTTCCTGCCACTCCTTCATTCTCTTAATTCCACTTTAAACTATTTCTCTAACTCGTGCCTTTCTTGTCTTGTCATCTGGCTCACATCCTCTTTCTCCAACTGCAATCTATCCTTTATCATCATCGCTGTTTTCTGCGCTGTCTCTCCCACTCTTTTTCTTCCCGTCTCCCTgctcctttttctctcctcctctcagttGGAGGCTAGAGAGGGTTCTGGGTTGGTCAGCGGAAGGGTGCAACCAGCAGCACGTCCTGATCCTGTGGTGTCACAGAGATCTCCAGAACAGCACGGTGAGAACTCAACTGTCCGCCGGGAACAAGAAGAACAGCGGAGGCTcctggcagacacacactcgACCACCATGGACCTGCGCTGTCGCCTGGAGCACAATGAGAGGGACTGGTTAAGGGAGAAAGCCGAGCTGCTGGAGAGATTTGATGTGGAGAGGAGGGAGTGGGAGAGCCAGTTGAAAGATATGCAGAAGAAAATAGAAGAGGTAAGGTTCACTGACTGTGCATCTGAATGAGAATATATCTGCATTTTGCCAAGGCCTAATCATTTGTGATTAACTTTCAATTCTAGTTTTATTTAGGTAGAGAAATACATAACCTACTGAATTTAAAGAAAACCATCAAAAGTATATAATAGCAGGCTTCCCCATATTTTTTCGGGTCCTGCGTTACATCCTGGTTACCATCAACACTGTCAAAACAATGTCTATGTTCAGTCAGTTGTAGAATATTTGGAAAGGAAcgagaagaaggaggagggcAAGTGTTCTGCTAAGTCTTTAATCTCCATGCACAGAGACAGTCAGCGATTGAGACAGACAATGACCTGGGGTGGTGTAGACAGGGAAGCTGGCATGCAACAGAAATAGTTTTATGACTCAAAataccaaaacagaaaagctcaTTCACTGACAGTAAAAATTGCTATTTTTACACTTATTAAAGAAAGGTTCACATCTTCATGGAAGCCTTGATCTGCTGATGTGTAGAAATATGCCAGATTGTCTCAGAGCTCACTAAATATTCTGTCTGGTTTAGTTTTGAGAATGGACTTTCACTATAGCAGGAGTAAGAATTCTTCTAGGGTAATATGATAAATACTTAGAAACAATCAGACAATTAAGGTTTTATTGAggttaaaacaaaataatttgcCACTACATGACAATGAATCTACTTTTTATATATTACTATGATAAGGTTTTGGATTGATATAGAAAATTTCCAccattttttgacatttatttagacaaaataaataagcagatttatttatgaaatgaaTGGAATGAAATGTCAGTTTCATGCTCACTGGGGGAAGTAATTCAGGATAAATTAATGTGCCTAAGACAGAGAGATAAATCTAAAGAAAGAGACAGTTTAGTAACAAAGCCCCAAGTCAACCAGCAGATAAAATCTGGTATGCCAAAAAGAGCAGATTAGTGTTGCAAGCCATACACAATTAGTCAGTTTGAAGGCACTGAAACCATTTGCTATGAAAAGCACATGTGGCTCTCATTTGTCCTTCCAAGAccagaaaatgagagagagagaaacagcagagaaataGAGCAGGCTAAAAGGCAGAAGTCTGATCTAGCCATTGCGTGATGGGAAGGGAGCCCGGTCAACATGAAATAGGGACTATTTTGAGATTCCATGGTAGGAGGCCAGAGGTTATCCAGTTTTATTTGAAAGAATTCTTTGAATGTTGATCTAATCCACTCTAAATATGTTCAAACAATTTGTTACTAAGCTCTCTGATTTCTCACCATCCCACATTAGTTTCCCAATATGCAGGAGATGTAACATagtgttttaattttacaaaaagCATTTACATTCCTTATGCTGTTAGACCCTTTTCATGCTTAACTGTTATATTTCATAGAGAATAGAGTTGTTGTAAATTGCAAACAGTTATTTACAGTGAATTGTAAACAGTACAGTCATAGTATATGTTGTTATGcccatttacagtatgtgtaccTTTGTGATCTAACAGATAATATATCATTGGATAAATTTAATAagaggtgtgtttttttttttgtttgttttttttttatatgctgcTTTTTCCTGATAGAATTGTTGGATTATTTAATGTAGTAGGCTATTACTTTTGCTTTATTAATCCAAAATTTAATCTAAGGGCACAtttcaaaaaacatgtttgcttcATTCAACATAAGACACgcaaataatgaaataaaattcttATCCATATTTCCTTCTCTTTGTTGTAGTTATACTGTGAAGTCAGAGCCAAGCGAGAGGGAAATGGACTGGACAGTGGAAAACAGGTTGACGATGATGTTGTGCACAGGCTCAGCATACGTTCCACCAGCACAGGCTCCAGTCTGCTCAGTGACAATTCCCGCTCTGAGgtgctcagcagcagcagtcagtcagaATCAAACAGACACCCACGTTTACCTGGCTTTGGTTGCAGCAGAAACAtgagtggtggtggtggcagaGAACGTCGTCTGCCTGCTTGTTTCCAGGCAGACAGCCTCTGTGAATTTAATGTTGGTGGTCATTTCACTCAGAATGACCATTCACAACCTGAGCTGGTGGACGAATTGAGATCCAGAGGCACTTGGCAGCAAGCTGCAGTCACTGATAGTAAGGAAGCTGTGGATGCTGTTTTTCTTGGAGCTGCTGGGGGTGGAGCGCCACAGAGAACTGACTCTAATTGGAATGAAAACAGTGTCCACACTGGTCCACAAGCAGCTCATCTCTGGGCAGAGCAGAGTTATGGGAGCGACAAGAAGACGAACACTACTGCTCTCAATGCCGTAAGTGTATCACACTATCTTTCTATTTTGAAAATGCACTATATTAATATACACTAAACATTCCAGGGTCAGGTTTTTAGCGTTTGTTTTGTCATTGGTTCTTTGCTGTACTGTCAATTGCATGTTGTTTGATCATCAgtgtcagggttagggttactcTCTCATTTAtgcctgtctttctgtcattcCTTGGGTTTCTTTGAATAAAGAACCTAATATTTCTTTTGTACCCTAGATATGTTGTGTTTTGCAGTACGCAGCAACCAACATGTCAGctcctgtctctccctccccttCTCTTTGTGTCAGGCACTGAAGGAGATAGCCCGTGTAAGTGAGGAGCTTTGCAGCTACCAGGATGAGATCAGAAAGAAGAGTGGGGATAAGAGGTCAGTAATCCCCACATATGTTAACCTCCTGTCACAAACATGGAAATACCTAACTAGTCTTGATGGGCCTGTATAATAATTTCAGTGCAGCTTTTTTTAGTTATGTAAATTTGTgataaatcatattttataaTGCTTCACTTTAAAACTAGACACAAATGGAGTTACATAAATTGACTGgagtaaacacattttactgtttaattcCATCAGACGGCTTCATGATGAAGCTCCTTGTGACCTCAGCCAGATCTATAACGACCTCCAGGCCTTGGAGAGGGAAAAGTGGATCAACTTGTCACCAGATAGACCCTGGCAGGCGACCAGGACTCAGAGTGAATCCTGGAGAACAAGTACTACCGATCCAGAAACACAGACAAGCCCTGGGATACTTTCTGATATTGAGACAGCAGCTCCACCCATCCCTCCCCGCACGTCTTCCTGGAATCTGAGCACCCCCAACCAGCCAGACACTGAACTCCACATCCCAGACTCTCCCATTATGACAGTAAGGAAGTGCCACAGCCCTTGTGTTTTAGTAGACAAAAAGTGCAGCAGCCCATCGATTGTCAGGAAGTTTGAGGCTATGCTACAAGAAAATGAAGGAAAGGTTTTGATAGATGGTGTGGTAGCATCATGCCCCGTACCTGTCAACTCTAACTGTAATGTAGGCTGCTGTCACAACCGCTGGTCCTGTGATACAAGCAAGTTCAGCAGCAGTAAGCTATCTGCATATGGAACAGTACAGAAAAGCTTCTCTGAAGTCAACACATTGAGTGCTGGGAAAGACTTGCACTCAGATTACAGCCCTGGTGTTAGAAAGCTAAAAACCCCTGAGCTACAAATGTCTCCGGTTAAAGAGTTTCCTGTAGATttgctctc is a window encoding:
- the LOC113122568 gene encoding uncharacterized protein KIAA0408-like isoform X4 → MDTASLEGGENKRILLDLKTVLEEVQVEVRREEERRSELQLQYTRDRCAWELEKAELKCRIAQLEAREGSGLVSGRVQPAARPDPVVSQRSPEQHGENSTVRREQEEQRRLLADTHSTTMDLRCRLEHNERDWLREKAELLERFDVERREWESQLKDMQKKIEELYCEVRAKREGNGLDSGKQVDDDVVHRLSIRSTSTGSSLLSDNSRSEVLSSSSQSESNRHPRLPGFGCSRNMSGGGGRERRLPACFQADSLCEFNVGGHFTQNDHSQPELVDELRSRGTWQQAAVTDSKEAVDAVFLGAAGGGAPQRTDSNWNENSVHTGPQAAHLWAEQSYGSDKKTNTTALNAALKEIARVSEELCSYQDEIRKKSGDKRRLHDEAPCDLSQIYNDLQALEREKWINLSPDRPWQATRTQSESWRTSTTDPETQTSPGILSDIETAAPPIPPRTSSWNLSTPNQPDTELHIPDSPIMTVRKCHSPCVLVDKKCSSPSIVRKFEAMLQENEGKVLIDGVVASCPVPVNSNCNVGCCHNRWSCDTSKFSSSKLSAYGTVQKSFSEVNTLSAGKDLHSDYSPGVRKLKTPELQMSPVKEFPVDLLSSSLEVPPASPNLLGSRRNMTLEQKTAEFNRTLFQAEMGRGVEEQGRFAVTGATSVDYQPVLTASDNVLPTRETTFQPHCTDVTTSVMGMHPNVTSLFTLDSTVQNTEVKPMGKECGPESQGIRIKQEIPFELLPEQPLIRLREASTVSSQSPAHLSEVKHKVQTASSPPRKTQHRAVTEALSSEPLLPTNTQPGQSLEDSSSESENPDGAKPQPARMGVSLQQLCAENKQRQMTQPGHQTQPKHVSVPPSQSDSSRPGPRMMNDHPWKPLTLAAYPRPEGSRSNYGAVERILKNYESAARAQQNQSQQNEPVSSPNPGVRQDENITELDMLDMDPLPLPPTLRHTQMSHNLQSQTTHAQLSGHGAMGVKGIQLLVQENEESSFSSSSVQKNFSRPARPANRRLPSRWANRSPTCSSSSSSSSPSTTPIMPPSFPLQKHTSPFTYSHGFHIETVII